AGCGCGTTATTGGCGCCGTGGGGGTTTGAACTCACTGAATTTGCCGGGTCCGACGAAGCTGGATTTGGCGAATTCGATGAATTCGGGGCAGAGTCTTCGACTGGGTCGGCCGCTGACGCGCCATCCTGCTGAACGCAGCCGGCGGCGGACGGAGGCACGGGGACCAGATCGATGCCGCCAGCCGAAAACGGATGGCAGCGGCACAGACGTTTCGCTGCGAGGAATGAGCCACGCGCGGCGCCATGATACTGGATTGCTTCGCGCGCGTAGTCAGAACACGATGGGTAAAAGCGGCACCGATTGCCGAGCATGGGGCTCACTGCAACCTTGTAGAAGCGTAATAAGGCGATCAACGCCGTTTCTGCCATTCGTGCCGTCTGCATAGAATTCGCGCTCGGGTCGACGCCGGACAAGCCGGTGTGCGCCTGAAGCGGCTCATGAGCCCGCAGGCGCGGGTGGGTCGTTGACGATGGGCGATGCACCCTGCTCCCCCATGCCTTCAGTACGTCGAGCGGCTTCGCGCACTGCACGGTCAAGCAGGCCGTCGATTTCTTCGCGAAACAACGTACGCAGCGGCGGCGATTTCGCGCTCGGCATGGCCTTGCGGTCAATTTTCGCATGCAACCGCAGCAGGATGTCCCAACCGCCAAGCTCCGCGCGCCGAAGCCGGAATGCCTCGCGCGCCAACCGCTTGATCAGATTGCGTGTCACTGCGCGCGGCGCAAACTTCTTGCCGATAACCAGGCCCAGTCGCGCCTCGTTGCCTGTTGGCTTGCCATACAGGACAAAG
This window of the Caballeronia sp. SBC1 genome carries:
- the rnpA gene encoding ribonuclease P protein component encodes the protein MRSTTSSGQEISQLRASAAFPKAARLLKTDEYSSVFRLRPWRRSPHFVLYGKPTGNEARLGLVIGKKFAPRAVTRNLIKRLAREAFRLRRAELGGWDILLRLHAKIDRKAMPSAKSPPLRTLFREEIDGLLDRAVREAARRTEGMGEQGASPIVNDPPAPAGS